Proteins encoded within one genomic window of Ursus arctos isolate Adak ecotype North America unplaced genomic scaffold, UrsArc2.0 scaffold_9, whole genome shotgun sequence:
- the SRD5A3 gene encoding polyprenol reductase produces the protein MAPWAGAQLWALNPLRALWLTLTAAFLLTLLLQLVPPGLLPGCALFQDLIRYGKTKREGQSRPAVCRVFDVPKRYFSHFYIISVLWNGFLLWHLTQSLFLGVPFPIWLHGLLRILGASQFQGGELALSAFLVLVFLWLHSLRRLFECFYVSVFSNTVIHIVQYCFGLVYYVLTGLTVLSQVPMDGRNAYVIGKNLLMQARWFHILGMLMFIWSSVHQYKCHVILGNLRKNKAGVVIHCNHRIPFGDWFEYVSSPNYLAELMIYVSMAVTFGFHNLTWWLVVTYVFFSQALSAFLSHKFYKSKFVSYPKHRKAFLPFLF, from the exons ATGGCTCCCTGGGCTGGGGCCCAGCTGTGGGCGCTGAACCCGCTGCGCGCTCTGTGGCTCACGCTGACCGCCGCCTTCCTGCTGACCCTGCTGCTGCAGCTAGTGCCGCCTGGCCTGCTCCCGGGCTGCGCGCTTTTCCAGGACCTGATCCGCTATGGGAAAACCAAGCGTGAGGGGCAGTCGCGCCCGGCAGTCTGCCGGGTCTTTGATGTCCCCAAGAG GTATTTTTCTCACTTCTACATCATCTCAGTGCTGTGGAATGGCTTCCTGCTTTGGCACCTTACTCAGTCTCTGTTCCTGGGAGTGCCTTTTCCAATCTGGCTTCATGGTCTGCTCAGAATTCTCGGGGCTTCCCAGTTCCAAG GGGGTGAGCTGGCGCTGTCCGCATTCTTGGTATTAGTATTTCTGTGGCTACACAGCTTGCGAAGGCTCTTCGAATGCTTCTATGTCAGTGTCTTCTCCAATACTGTGATTCATATCGTGCAGTACTGTTTTGGACTTGTCTACTATGTCCTCACCGGCCTAACTGTGCTGAGTCAAGTGCCAATGGACGGCAGGAATG CCTATGTGATAGGGAAAAATCTCTTGATGCAAGCTCGGTGGTTCCATATCCTCGGAATGCTGATGTTTATCTGGTCGTCTGTCCATCAGTACAAGTGCCATGTCATTCTCGGCAAtctcaggaaaaataaagcag gGGTGGTCATTCACTGTAACCACCGAATCCCTTTTGGAGACTGGTTTGAATACGTTTCTTCCCCAAACTACTTAGCAGAGCTGATGATCTACGTTTCCATGGCTGTCACCTTTGGATTCCATAACTTAACTTGGTGGCTAGTGGTGACGTATGTTTTCTTCAGCCAGGCCCTGTCTGCTTTCCTCAGCCACAAATTCTACAAAAGCAAATTTGTCTCCTATCCAAAGCATAGGAAAGCTTTCCTACCTTTCCTGTTTTAA